A genomic stretch from Pseudomonas alkylphenolica includes:
- a CDS encoding DUF5629 family protein, with protein sequence MTTLSQVLQSCDMLLIDGLHAFDFTFDDTGLHIECMDGRALKKWSFTPEQIAAARADGGDWLIAADSTEHRLVCMSAFRAPDEDDDETPAEDPADR encoded by the coding sequence ATGACAACCCTTTCCCAAGTCCTGCAGTCCTGCGACATGCTCCTGATTGACGGCCTGCACGCCTTCGACTTCACCTTCGACGATACCGGTCTGCACATCGAATGCATGGATGGCCGGGCCCTGAAGAAGTGGTCCTTCACCCCCGAGCAGATCGCTGCCGCCCGCGCAGACGGCGGCGATTGGCTGATCGCTGCCGACAGCACCGAGCATCGACTAGTCTGTATGAGTGCCTTTCGCGCCCCGGACGAGGATGACGATGAAACGCCAGCTGAAGACCCTGCTGATCGCTAG
- a CDS encoding lactonase family protein — MKRQLKTLLIASAMSVFATAHGAQLLVGSYTDGASEGLYRYAFNSDSGQIDAKPLQVLKSENPSWLTLSIDNRLLFAVNENGAGKGQASSFSVSAKDGSLKALNQVSSAGDEPTHASLSHDQRYLFVANYGVQPTPGGSLSVLPVAKDGKLSGSVQQDQHKASGANPQRQAGPHVHSVVSSPDGHFVFASDLGADKVFIYRYDGASPKKPLSPADPPAIDLPPGSGPRHLLFSSDGKQAYLTLEMSAQVVVFAHQDGKLEELQRLPLTEQNDASAKAAGALHLSADGRFLYVSNRGTANELLVFAVDEDSGKLMQVQRRSVEGDHPREFTIDPSGKFLLVANQKSNEIVVIRRDPRSGMLGETLQKLSQDAPSDLKFID; from the coding sequence ATGAAACGCCAGCTGAAGACCCTGCTGATCGCTAGTGCCATGAGTGTGTTCGCCACCGCCCACGGTGCGCAGTTGCTGGTGGGCAGTTACACCGATGGTGCCAGTGAAGGGCTCTACCGTTACGCGTTCAACAGTGACAGCGGTCAGATCGATGCCAAGCCATTGCAGGTGCTCAAGAGTGAAAACCCTTCCTGGCTGACCCTGTCGATCGACAATCGCCTGCTGTTCGCGGTCAACGAGAACGGGGCAGGCAAAGGTCAGGCCAGCAGTTTTTCCGTCAGTGCCAAAGACGGCAGCCTCAAAGCCCTCAACCAGGTCAGTAGTGCCGGCGACGAGCCGACCCATGCCAGCCTCAGCCATGACCAGCGCTACCTGTTCGTGGCCAACTACGGTGTGCAGCCGACCCCTGGCGGCAGCCTCAGCGTGTTGCCGGTGGCCAAGGACGGCAAGCTGTCTGGCTCGGTGCAGCAGGACCAGCACAAGGCCAGCGGCGCCAACCCGCAGCGCCAGGCCGGCCCGCATGTGCATTCGGTGGTGTCCTCGCCTGATGGGCATTTCGTGTTTGCCAGCGACCTGGGCGCCGACAAGGTGTTCATCTACCGCTATGACGGTGCCAGCCCGAAGAAACCGCTGAGCCCGGCCGACCCGCCAGCGATCGATCTGCCGCCGGGCAGCGGGCCGCGCCATCTGCTGTTCAGCAGCGATGGCAAGCAGGCCTACCTGACCCTGGAGATGAGCGCGCAAGTGGTGGTCTTCGCCCATCAGGACGGCAAGCTGGAGGAGCTTCAGCGCCTGCCGCTGACCGAGCAGAACGATGCCTCGGCCAAGGCCGCAGGCGCCTTGCACCTGTCGGCTGACGGGCGTTTTCTGTATGTCAGCAACCGTGGCACGGCCAACGAGTTGCTGGTGTTTGCCGTGGATGAAGACAGCGGCAAGTTGATGCAGGTGCAGCGCCGCAGTGTCGAGGGTGATCACCCGCGGGAATTCACCATCGATCCGTCTGGCAAGTTCCTGCTGGTGGCCAACCAGAAAAGCAACGAGATCGTGGTGATCCGCCGCGATCCACGCAGCGGCATGCTTGGTGAAACGCTGCAGAAGCTGTCTCAGGATGCGCCGTCGGACCTCAAGTTTATCGACTGA
- a CDS encoding glutathione S-transferase, protein MILYSFRRCPWAMRARLALHYSECPVEIREVSLKAKPAELLALSPKGTVPVLSADEQVLDESLDIMRWALARHDPQDWLLRADPEAAQATDALIARNDRDFKVQVNLYKYAERYPEHSREYYRAQAEVWLAELDGRLAQRAYLFADHPSLADAALLPLMRQFAGVEPDWFASAPYPHLRGWLQGWLESALFKAIMAR, encoded by the coding sequence ATGATTCTCTATTCGTTCCGCCGCTGCCCCTGGGCCATGCGCGCACGACTGGCCCTGCACTATAGCGAATGTCCGGTGGAGATCCGCGAAGTCAGCCTCAAGGCCAAGCCGGCCGAGCTGCTCGCGCTTTCGCCCAAAGGCACGGTACCGGTACTGAGCGCGGATGAGCAGGTGCTGGATGAAAGCCTGGATATCATGCGCTGGGCCCTGGCCCGGCATGATCCGCAGGACTGGCTGCTGCGTGCCGACCCCGAGGCGGCGCAAGCGACCGATGCGCTGATCGCGCGCAATGACCGGGATTTCAAGGTCCAGGTCAACCTGTACAAATACGCCGAGCGCTACCCGGAGCACTCACGTGAGTACTACCGGGCGCAAGCTGAAGTCTGGTTGGCCGAACTGGATGGAAGGCTGGCGCAACGGGCGTATCTGTTCGCCGACCACCCGAGCCTGGCCGATGCTGCCTTGCTGCCGTTGATGCGCCAGTTTGCCGGGGTCGAACCGGACTGGTTCGCCAGCGCGCCCTACCCGCACCTGCGCGGGTGGTTGCAGGGTTGGCTGGAGTCGGCGTTGTTCAAGGCGATCATGGCGCGCTGA
- a CDS encoding AAA family ATPase: MKILAIRLKNLASLAGPFEIDFTAEPLASAGLFAITGPTGAGKSTLLDALCLALFGAVPRLSNIGRETKLPEVDSDILTSDPRTLLRRGTGSGFAEVDFVGVDGRRYRARWEANRARDKANGKLQGSRQSLHDLDSDQLLSNQSKGEYKQLIEARLGLNFEQFTRAVMLAQSEFSAFLKADDKDRSELLEKLTNTAIYSQLGRRAYSKSKEAEEVHKALEDQAAGVMPMTPEARTDLDQRYAQALERLKGEQAQLRQLELQRTWLTELQQLQNQVHSSNEQLLSAQQHSDSLQGERLNLVRLEQLAPQRHQFARQQALSSQLSPLAASISALRQQHDELHTRQQQLHDLQHNAQQALNQALAEQSDSAPLLRQAFAEQNSVARLSQELGNCLALKQQAEQACSEGQQQLLNLAEQQRLSAERLDQISQQLAQSASLTGLSEAWNAYRDRLQQLMQLGNRLNQGRAELPGLQTRAEQASAALEQQRAAIALLYHEAQAEPEALAEQIGLLGELLQKNRQQQRQVEELNRLWSQQQELEQRLSALRERQKIALKQREQLISEGLNGKNQLTAAEQALNVTRQLLERQRLARSQSVEELRAQLQDDQPCPVCGSQEHPYHQPEALLQSLGRHDQDEEHNAQQAVDELKKKLDELRTQLGGVNGQIKEYLHQQEQLSEQLQGLAPSLQAHLLYPALSDQEVSQRTAWLELQARRLNDDINRDEQRQNALLTLQKDAARLQQQLQAASEASQQASQHLQQQQQALGADQERLEQELASFATLLPADTLDELRREPAATFLRLDQQLAQRLDLLQRQKDEQLEHSERQQTLDKAQLQQQTRAQKQQELQVQFAELERQQQQSQASLTSLLAGQPGAEQWQHHLEQAVEQARQQQAQAAQQLQDTQARLIELAAELKAKGERLSALEQEHAEVRGQIEQWRQGHPELDDSGLEQLLALDDSAVSQLRQRLQDSEKALEQAHILLKERQQRLEQHQALASLEVPAEALEQALQTLQEQLSASEQACAELRAEQADDQRRQQANQALAEQIAQAYGEWQRWARLNALIGSATGDTFRKIAQGYNLDLLVHHANAQLRQLARRYRLKRGGSLLGLLVLDTEMGDELRSVHSLSGGETFLVSLALALGLASMASSTLRIESLFIDEGFGSLDPESLQLAMDALDGLQAQGRKVAVISHVQEMHERIPVQIQVRRQGNGLSTVEVSG; this comes from the coding sequence ATGAAGATTCTCGCCATCCGCCTGAAAAACCTGGCATCCCTGGCTGGCCCGTTTGAAATCGACTTCACTGCCGAGCCCTTGGCCAGCGCTGGCCTGTTCGCCATCACCGGCCCTACCGGCGCCGGCAAAAGCACGCTGCTCGATGCCCTGTGCCTGGCCCTGTTCGGCGCGGTGCCGCGACTGAGCAACATCGGCCGCGAAACCAAGCTGCCGGAAGTCGACAGCGACATCCTCACCAGCGACCCGCGCACCTTGCTACGCCGCGGCACCGGCAGCGGTTTTGCCGAAGTCGACTTCGTCGGTGTCGATGGCCGTCGTTATCGCGCACGCTGGGAAGCCAACCGCGCCCGCGACAAAGCCAACGGCAAGCTGCAAGGCAGCCGCCAGAGCCTGCACGACCTGGACAGCGACCAACTGCTGAGCAACCAGAGCAAAGGTGAATACAAGCAACTGATCGAAGCCCGCCTGGGGCTGAACTTCGAGCAGTTCACCCGCGCCGTGATGCTGGCCCAGAGCGAGTTCAGCGCCTTCCTCAAGGCCGACGACAAAGACCGCAGCGAGCTGCTGGAAAAACTCACCAATACGGCGATCTACAGCCAGTTGGGGCGTCGCGCCTACAGCAAGAGCAAAGAAGCCGAAGAAGTCCACAAGGCCCTTGAAGACCAGGCTGCCGGCGTCATGCCGATGACGCCTGAAGCCCGCACCGACCTCGACCAACGTTATGCTCAGGCGCTGGAGCGCCTCAAGGGCGAGCAGGCGCAACTGCGTCAGCTCGAACTGCAACGCACCTGGCTGACCGAGCTGCAGCAGCTGCAAAATCAGGTACACAGCAGCAACGAGCAACTGCTCAGCGCCCAGCAGCACAGCGACAGCCTGCAAGGCGAACGCCTGAACCTGGTACGCCTTGAGCAACTGGCCCCGCAACGTCATCAATTTGCCCGTCAGCAGGCACTGAGCAGCCAGCTTTCACCCTTGGCCGCCAGCATCAGCGCCTTGCGCCAACAACACGACGAACTGCACACGCGCCAGCAACAGCTGCACGACCTACAGCACAACGCCCAGCAGGCATTGAACCAGGCCCTGGCCGAACAAAGCGACAGCGCGCCTTTGCTGCGCCAGGCCTTTGCCGAGCAGAACAGCGTCGCCCGCCTGTCACAAGAGCTGGGCAACTGCCTGGCGCTTAAACAGCAGGCCGAGCAAGCCTGCAGCGAAGGCCAGCAGCAGTTGCTCAATCTGGCTGAGCAGCAGCGCCTGAGTGCAGAACGCCTCGATCAGATCAGCCAACAGCTGGCCCAGAGTGCATCCCTGACCGGCCTGAGCGAAGCCTGGAATGCCTACCGCGATCGCCTGCAACAGCTGATGCAACTGGGTAACCGCCTCAATCAGGGGCGCGCCGAACTGCCCGGCCTGCAAACCCGTGCCGAGCAGGCAAGCGCCGCCCTCGAGCAACAGCGCGCCGCCATCGCCCTGCTCTACCATGAAGCCCAGGCTGAACCCGAAGCCCTGGCCGAGCAGATCGGCCTACTTGGCGAGCTGCTGCAGAAAAATCGCCAGCAGCAGCGCCAAGTGGAAGAGCTCAACCGGCTGTGGAGCCAGCAGCAAGAACTGGAGCAACGCCTGAGTGCCCTGCGCGAACGCCAGAAAATCGCCCTCAAGCAGCGAGAACAGCTGATCAGCGAAGGCCTCAACGGCAAGAACCAGCTGACCGCCGCCGAACAAGCGCTCAATGTCACCCGCCAGTTGCTCGAACGCCAGCGCCTGGCCCGTAGCCAGAGTGTCGAAGAGCTGCGCGCACAACTTCAGGATGACCAGCCCTGCCCGGTGTGTGGCAGCCAGGAACATCCCTACCATCAGCCCGAAGCCCTGCTGCAGAGCCTCGGGCGGCATGACCAGGATGAAGAACACAACGCCCAGCAGGCAGTCGATGAGCTGAAAAAGAAGCTCGACGAACTGCGCACGCAACTGGGCGGCGTCAACGGTCAGATCAAGGAATACCTGCACCAGCAGGAGCAACTGTCCGAGCAACTGCAAGGCCTGGCGCCGAGCCTGCAGGCACACCTGCTCTACCCGGCGCTGTCCGACCAGGAAGTCAGCCAGCGCACGGCCTGGCTGGAGCTGCAGGCCCGCCGCCTGAACGATGACATCAACCGCGACGAACAGCGCCAGAACGCCCTGCTGACCCTGCAAAAAGACGCCGCCCGCCTGCAGCAGCAACTGCAAGCCGCAAGCGAAGCCAGCCAGCAGGCCAGCCAGCATCTGCAGCAACAACAGCAAGCCCTAGGCGCCGATCAAGAGCGTCTGGAGCAGGAGCTGGCGAGCTTCGCCACGTTGCTGCCCGCCGACACCCTCGATGAACTGCGCCGTGAGCCGGCTGCAACCTTCCTGCGTCTGGACCAGCAACTGGCACAGCGCCTGGACCTGCTGCAACGGCAAAAAGATGAGCAGCTCGAGCACAGCGAACGCCAGCAGACCCTGGACAAGGCTCAGCTCCAGCAACAGACGCGGGCACAAAAGCAGCAGGAGCTGCAGGTGCAGTTCGCCGAGCTTGAACGCCAACAGCAACAGAGCCAGGCCAGCCTCACCAGCCTGCTCGCCGGGCAACCTGGCGCCGAGCAATGGCAGCACCACCTGGAGCAGGCGGTAGAGCAGGCTCGCCAGCAACAGGCGCAAGCAGCCCAGCAATTGCAGGACACCCAGGCACGCCTGATTGAACTGGCAGCCGAACTCAAGGCCAAGGGCGAGCGTTTGAGCGCCCTGGAACAGGAACACGCCGAGGTACGCGGCCAGATCGAGCAATGGCGCCAGGGGCATCCTGAACTGGATGACAGCGGCCTGGAACAATTGCTGGCCCTGGACGACAGCGCCGTCAGTCAGTTACGTCAGCGCCTGCAGGACAGCGAGAAAGCCCTGGAGCAAGCGCATATTCTGCTCAAGGAACGCCAACAGCGCCTGGAGCAACATCAGGCCCTGGCCAGCCTGGAGGTGCCCGCCGAGGCGCTGGAGCAAGCACTGCAAACCTTGCAGGAACAACTGTCGGCCAGCGAACAGGCCTGCGCCGAACTGCGTGCCGAACAGGCTGACGACCAGCGCCGTCAACAGGCCAACCAGGCCCTGGCCGAGCAAATTGCCCAGGCCTACGGTGAATGGCAACGCTGGGCGCGGCTCAATGCCCTGATCGGCTCGGCCACCGGTGACACCTTCCGCAAGATCGCCCAGGGCTACAACCTCGACTTGCTGGTGCATCACGCCAATGCCCAGCTGCGCCAGCTGGCCCGGCGCTATCGCCTCAAGCGCGGTGGCAGCCTGCTGGGTCTGCTGGTGCTGGATACAGAGATGGGCGACGAGCTGCGCTCGGTGCACTCATTGTCCGGTGGCGAGACCTTCCTGGTGTCGCTGGCCCTGGCGTTGGGCCTGGCGTCGATGGCTTCGAGCACCTTGCGCATCGAATCGCTGTTTATCGACGAAGGCTTCGGCAGCCTCGATCCGGAGTCGCTGCAACTGGCCATGGACGCCCTTGATGGCCTGCAGGCCCAGGGCCGCAAGGTCGCGGTGATTTCCCATGTGCAGGAAATGCACGAGCGCATCCCGGTGCAGATCCAGGTGCGCCGTCAGGGCAATGGTTTGAGTACGGTGGAGGTCAGCGGATGA
- a CDS encoding exonuclease SbcCD subunit D C-terminal domain-containing protein has translation MRLFHTSDWHLGQTLHGQERDFEHACFLDWLLGQLKLRQPDALLIAGDIFDTVNPPVKAQERLYDFIVQAHEQQPKLNIVMIAGNHDSGSRIELPAPLMRRLRTHALGRVQWLDDGVLDSDRLLIPLTNARGKVAAWCLALPFLRPAEVTGAHLGDDYLRGIGQVHERLIEAALERRKPGQALIAVSHAHMAGGSVSEDSERSLIIGNAEALPASLFSKDISYVALGHLHKPQRVNREERIRYSGSPIPLSFSEIGYQHQILEIELDGSQLASVETRLIPRAVHLQRLGPAPLAEILEQLAELPVVDLLDDPQRQPWLEVRVRLDEPQPDLRQQLESALHGKAVRLVRIGAEYAGNREGEALDDAALVELGQMTPQELFSRAWAQAYGNAVDEQTLADFALLLQDVQQQEEQP, from the coding sequence ATGCGTCTGTTTCACACCTCCGACTGGCACCTGGGACAAACCCTGCATGGCCAGGAACGCGACTTCGAACACGCCTGTTTCCTTGACTGGCTGCTCGGCCAGCTCAAGCTGCGCCAACCTGATGCGCTGCTGATTGCCGGCGACATCTTCGACACGGTCAACCCACCGGTCAAAGCCCAGGAGCGGCTCTACGACTTTATCGTCCAGGCCCACGAGCAACAGCCAAAACTGAACATCGTGATGATTGCCGGCAACCACGACTCGGGCTCGCGCATCGAACTGCCAGCGCCGTTGATGCGGCGCCTGCGCACCCATGCCCTGGGCCGGGTGCAATGGCTCGATGACGGCGTCCTCGACAGCGATCGCCTGCTGATTCCCCTGACCAACGCCCGCGGCAAAGTCGCGGCCTGGTGCCTGGCCCTGCCCTTCCTGCGGCCGGCCGAAGTGACCGGCGCGCACCTGGGCGATGACTACCTGCGCGGTATCGGCCAGGTGCACGAGCGCCTGATCGAAGCCGCGCTGGAACGACGCAAGCCTGGCCAGGCGCTGATCGCCGTCAGCCATGCGCACATGGCCGGCGGCTCGGTCTCGGAAGACTCCGAGCGCAGCCTGATCATCGGCAACGCCGAAGCCCTGCCCGCCAGCCTGTTCAGCAAGGACATCAGCTACGTCGCCCTGGGCCACCTGCACAAACCGCAGCGGGTCAACCGCGAGGAACGCATCCGCTACAGCGGCTCGCCGATTCCACTGTCGTTCTCGGAAATTGGTTATCAGCACCAGATTCTCGAAATCGAACTCGATGGCAGCCAACTGGCCAGTGTCGAAACGCGTCTGATCCCCCGCGCCGTGCACCTGCAGCGCCTCGGTCCGGCGCCGCTGGCGGAGATTCTTGAGCAACTGGCCGAGCTGCCAGTAGTCGACCTGCTCGATGACCCGCAGCGCCAACCCTGGCTGGAAGTACGCGTGCGCCTCGACGAGCCGCAACCGGACCTGCGCCAGCAACTGGAAAGCGCCCTGCACGGCAAGGCCGTGCGCCTGGTACGCATTGGCGCCGAATATGCGGGTAACCGCGAAGGTGAAGCGCTGGATGACGCCGCCCTGGTGGAGCTGGGCCAGATGACGCCACAGGAACTGTTCAGCCGCGCCTGGGCCCAGGCCTATGGCAACGCCGTGGACGAACAGACCCTGGCCGACTTCGCCCTGTTGCTGCAGGACGTTCAACAGCAAGAGGAGCAGCCATGA
- a CDS encoding BatD family protein, translating into MSRVCVFVLGLLLCLQVQAASLLASVDRARLNAGETLELTLQTRDVTQFGKPDLSPLDANFEVRDTRQVNSLNSLDDQNAAGTRWIITLLPRQSGSVEIPALQLGELRSEPISLQILTQQASSENHGPVFIDASLDQPEVYVQAQAVLTLSIYHSVPLYDDSSLSPLQIDNAKVEPLGESRTFEKDIDGVRHGVIEMRYAIYPQQSGDLNIPALAFSATAAQNDAEQELNAPRAGKQVRVDSTPLVLTVNPIPADYPADAPWLPTSNLSLEEHWSPDPAQQPTQIGDSLTRTVTVQAEGLSSAQLPPLPATEVTGLRRYPDQPQLRNQVNDRGLLGIREEREALVPTHSGNLELPAQEVFWWNTREDHLEHSSLPARSLQIEDNPALSADKPANIDPVSVTTRPLWPWQLSTALLALTTLLGFALWWRARSQPAVLRAAQSGPSPRTLLDDLKRACQANDPQATRQALDAWARQQPETLAEMAARFVPLSDALDGLNGALYSESGQYWQGEELWRAIGTIPAAEQLQPTASENGSLPPLYPK; encoded by the coding sequence ATGAGTCGCGTCTGCGTCTTTGTACTCGGCCTCTTACTCTGCCTGCAGGTGCAGGCCGCGTCGCTGCTCGCCAGCGTCGATCGCGCACGCCTCAACGCAGGCGAAACCCTTGAGCTGACCTTGCAGACCCGCGACGTAACTCAGTTCGGCAAACCGGACCTGAGCCCGCTGGACGCCAATTTCGAAGTCCGTGACACCCGCCAGGTCAACAGCCTGAACAGCCTCGACGACCAGAACGCTGCCGGCACCCGCTGGATCATCACCCTGCTGCCGCGCCAGAGCGGCAGTGTGGAAATTCCGGCCCTGCAACTGGGCGAGCTGCGTAGCGAGCCGATCAGCCTGCAAATCCTCACGCAGCAAGCCAGCAGCGAGAATCACGGTCCGGTGTTCATCGATGCCAGCCTCGATCAACCCGAAGTCTACGTGCAGGCCCAGGCGGTACTGACCCTGAGCATCTATCACTCGGTGCCGCTGTACGATGACAGCAGCCTGAGCCCGCTGCAGATCGACAATGCCAAGGTCGAGCCGCTGGGTGAATCGCGTACCTTCGAGAAAGATATCGACGGTGTGCGCCACGGGGTGATCGAAATGCGCTATGCGATCTACCCGCAGCAAAGCGGCGACCTCAACATCCCGGCGCTGGCGTTCAGCGCCACGGCTGCACAGAATGATGCCGAGCAAGAACTCAATGCCCCCAGGGCCGGCAAACAGGTACGTGTCGACTCCACGCCGCTGGTGCTGACGGTCAACCCGATCCCCGCCGACTATCCGGCCGATGCCCCCTGGCTGCCGACCAGCAACCTGAGCCTGGAGGAACACTGGAGCCCCGACCCGGCGCAACAGCCGACCCAGATCGGCGACTCCCTGACCCGGACCGTGACGGTGCAGGCCGAAGGCCTCTCCAGTGCCCAGCTGCCACCGTTGCCGGCCACCGAAGTCACCGGCCTGCGCCGCTATCCGGACCAGCCGCAACTGCGCAACCAGGTCAATGACCGGGGCTTGCTCGGCATTCGCGAGGAACGCGAAGCCTTGGTTCCGACCCACAGCGGCAACCTGGAACTGCCCGCTCAGGAGGTGTTCTGGTGGAACACCCGTGAAGACCACCTGGAGCACAGCAGCCTGCCGGCGCGCAGCCTGCAGATCGAGGACAACCCGGCCCTGAGCGCCGACAAACCGGCCAATATCGACCCGGTCAGTGTCACCACCCGGCCGCTCTGGCCCTGGCAACTGAGTACCGCGTTGCTGGCCCTGACCACCCTGCTCGGCTTCGCCCTGTGGTGGCGTGCCCGTTCGCAACCGGCGGTGCTGCGTGCCGCCCAGAGCGGACCGAGCCCACGCACCCTGCTCGACGATCTCAAGCGCGCGTGCCAGGCCAACGACCCGCAGGCCACCCGCCAGGCGCTGGACGCCTGGGCCCGGCAACAGCCGGAAACCCTGGCGGAAATGGCCGCGCGCTTCGTGCCGCTGTCCGACGCCCTGGATGGTCTCAACGGTGCCCTCTACAGCGAAAGCGGGCAGTATTGGCAAGGTGAGGAACTGTGGCGTGCCATCGGCACCATTCCCGCGGCTGAACAGCTCCAGCCAACGGCCAGCGAAAACGGCAGCCTGCCGCCCTTGTACCCCAAATAA
- a CDS encoding vWA domain-containing protein, with product MMALWPQWLRPAWLIVLPLLAWLLWKLWHRQKRAGRWQMILPPSFHAVLLGGGNGRDSKLPWIALGLAWLLSVLALVGPSWQRLEETRQRPADPLVILLELTPQMLAEDVAPTRLEQARRKILDLLEHRRDSQTAIIVYAGSAHTLVPLSDDLATSRNLLEALDPSIMPQTGQRADLAVRKGLALLAQAGLGQGRLLLVGSSLSPQEREAIKQALGRQGPSLLMLGIGSAQGAPVRQANGEFLKDDQGGILLPRLDSASLRAFISSTGGRYRNARIDDLDLRGLRLFENPQSLRDNGQTLQLDSWADQGYWLLLPLLLLAACAGRRGWLFCLPLLLVLPQPSYAFEFNDLWLRPDQQGQRLLEQQRPNEAAEHFQDRQWKGLALYEAGDYEAAARLFAQGNSAADHYNRGNALARSGELEAALDAYEQALERQPELQPALNNKALVEQLLQQRQAEQPEQPPEQNQQSDANAQTDSNSSAQNSQDPASEKPAQQPSDAHKDDSNSSEQAQTLANNGDDEETTRPPQRPLDSTLDAEQRQALEQWLRQIPDNPAELLRRKFWYEQQQHQEPHR from the coding sequence ATGATGGCTCTATGGCCTCAATGGCTGCGCCCGGCCTGGCTGATCGTTTTACCCCTGCTCGCCTGGTTGCTGTGGAAGCTCTGGCACCGGCAAAAACGCGCCGGACGCTGGCAAATGATCCTGCCGCCCAGCTTCCATGCCGTACTGCTGGGCGGTGGCAATGGCCGCGACAGCAAACTGCCGTGGATTGCTCTGGGTCTGGCCTGGCTGCTCAGCGTACTGGCGCTGGTCGGTCCCAGTTGGCAACGTCTGGAAGAAACCCGCCAGCGCCCTGCCGACCCGCTGGTAATCCTGCTCGAGCTGACCCCGCAGATGCTCGCCGAGGATGTCGCACCGACCCGCCTGGAGCAGGCGCGGCGCAAGATTCTCGACCTGCTCGAACACCGCCGCGACAGCCAGACCGCCATCATCGTCTATGCCGGTAGCGCCCATACCCTGGTGCCGCTGTCGGACGACCTGGCCACCAGCCGCAACCTGCTTGAAGCCCTCGACCCGTCGATCATGCCGCAGACCGGCCAGCGCGCCGACCTCGCCGTGCGCAAGGGCCTGGCCTTGCTCGCCCAGGCCGGCCTGGGCCAGGGTCGCTTGCTGCTGGTGGGCTCGTCCTTGAGCCCGCAGGAACGCGAAGCCATCAAGCAAGCCCTGGGGCGCCAGGGCCCGAGCCTGCTGATGCTGGGGATCGGTTCGGCACAAGGCGCTCCGGTCAGGCAAGCTAATGGTGAATTCCTCAAGGACGATCAGGGCGGTATCCTTCTGCCACGTCTGGACAGCGCCAGCCTTAGAGCATTTATCAGCAGCACCGGCGGGCGTTATCGCAACGCCCGTATCGACGACCTCGATCTGCGCGGTCTGCGTCTGTTCGAGAACCCGCAAAGCCTGCGCGACAACGGTCAGACCCTGCAGTTGGACAGTTGGGCCGACCAGGGCTACTGGCTGCTGTTGCCTCTGCTGCTATTGGCAGCCTGCGCCGGCCGCCGTGGCTGGCTGTTCTGCCTGCCGCTGCTGCTGGTGTTGCCGCAACCGAGCTACGCCTTCGAGTTCAATGACCTGTGGCTGCGTCCCGACCAGCAAGGCCAGCGATTACTCGAGCAACAGCGTCCGAATGAAGCCGCCGAGCACTTCCAGGATCGCCAATGGAAAGGCCTGGCGCTCTATGAAGCCGGCGACTACGAGGCTGCCGCGCGCCTGTTCGCCCAGGGCAACAGCGCTGCAGACCACTACAATCGCGGCAACGCCTTGGCACGTAGCGGGGAACTTGAAGCGGCGCTGGATGCCTATGAACAGGCGCTGGAGCGCCAGCCGGAATTGCAGCCTGCCTTGAACAACAAGGCGCTGGTCGAACAACTGCTGCAACAACGTCAGGCCGAACAGCCCGAGCAACCGCCCGAGCAAAATCAGCAGAGCGACGCCAACGCCCAGACTGACAGCAACAGCAGTGCCCAGAACAGTCAGGATCCGGCCAGCGAAAAGCCTGCACAACAGCCCAGCGACGCCCACAAGGACGACAGCAACAGCAGTGAGCAGGCACAAACCCTGGCCAACAACGGCGATGATGAAGAAACCACCCGGCCACCCCAGCGTCCGCTAGACAGCACCCTGGATGCCGAACAGCGCCAGGCGCTGGAACAATGGCTGCGGCAGATCCCGGACAACCCGGCCGAACTGCTTCGGCGTAAATTCTGGTACGAACAGCAACAACATCAGGAACCCCATCGATGA